A window of the Oscillospiraceae bacterium NTUH-002-81 genome harbors these coding sequences:
- a CDS encoding LysR family transcriptional regulator has translation MTNFEWKDLMFLNWQHLMYFLVAADTGNFTRASELLFITQSALTKAINNLESELGAPLFEKKGRNIKLTVYGESFYENVSGAAEELNGGVRKIHDMIDLKSGSISVSATYTMCAEYLPNIIRKYRRKYPDTDFSMRYEATSTILKQIAEGTADVGLCGDYDDTEKKYAGIVKHRIQVEEVILIVPPRCRLAGTEYIDDLTTLKDENFIINSSSNTGTNYVFNKMCAEAGFKPKIAFESHDDHTLIGLVSSGLGVAAIPDSPSLLVNKVSVLRFRKNPPMRNQYLVYKKDRYMTPAVKAFIEFILEQVKKDEEIGLPPTPTPGMMLPQE, from the coding sequence ATGACAAATTTTGAATGGAAGGACCTGATGTTTCTCAACTGGCAGCATCTGATGTATTTTCTGGTGGCGGCCGATACGGGAAACTTCACACGGGCATCAGAACTGTTGTTTATCACGCAGTCAGCACTTACGAAGGCGATCAATAATCTGGAGTCGGAGCTGGGAGCGCCGCTGTTCGAGAAGAAGGGGCGCAACATCAAGCTCACCGTATACGGAGAATCTTTTTATGAGAACGTGTCCGGCGCAGCCGAGGAGCTCAACGGCGGTGTGCGCAAGATCCATGATATGATCGACCTGAAGAGCGGAAGCATTTCCGTCTCAGCTACATACACCATGTGTGCGGAGTATCTGCCAAATATCATTCGAAAATACCGCAGAAAATATCCCGACACAGATTTTTCCATGCGCTATGAGGCAACAAGTACGATTCTGAAACAGATCGCTGAGGGAACCGCGGATGTGGGTCTTTGCGGCGACTATGATGATACGGAGAAAAAATATGCCGGTATCGTGAAGCACAGGATCCAGGTGGAAGAGGTGATCCTCATCGTGCCGCCCCGCTGCCGTCTGGCAGGAACGGAATATATCGATGATCTGACGACATTAAAGGATGAGAACTTCATCATCAATTCCAGTTCCAACACGGGAACCAACTATGTGTTCAACAAAATGTGTGCGGAGGCCGGATTTAAGCCGAAGATCGCATTCGAGTCCCATGACGATCACACACTCATCGGTCTGGTTTCCTCCGGGCTGGGCGTTGCCGCGATTCCGGACAGCCCGTCCCTTCTTGTCAATAAGGTATCGGTGCTGCGGTTCCGCAAGAATCCGCCCATGCGTAACCAGTATCTGGTATACAAGAAGGATCGCTACATGACCCCTGCCGTGAAAGCATTCATCGAGTTCATTCTGGAGCAGGTGAAGAAAGACGAGGAGATTGGTCTTCCGCCCACACCGACGCCGGGCATGATGCTGCCGCAGGAATAA
- a CDS encoding SGNH/GDSL hydrolase family protein, with protein MNLFNKRKWLALLLSIFVLASAVYLSGCTSKDTDTSSTRDSSLVINALGDSITYGSGTDDSGNVYVNQVAKVLGADKVNNYGLPSSPISDTVNPALSEEENENLSFLSRAPKMEKDADIIFVFGGVNDYSLNVPMGDDDDDSAETFSGSLNLLFSGLEHDYPTSKIIALTPLKRYDQTGANDEGYELEDYANQINTIADKYPQVDSIDLYHADELDFTHGDDKDYLVDGLHPNDEGQTKIADYVTASLASIRGIPIIRRNWLKLKFRNFLAAAF; from the coding sequence ATGAATTTATTCAACAAACGTAAATGGCTCGCTCTGCTTCTTTCCATATTCGTACTCGCCAGCGCCGTATATTTAAGCGGCTGCACCTCGAAGGATACGGACACCTCATCCACCCGGGACAGCTCGCTGGTTATCAACGCCCTCGGGGACAGTATCACCTATGGAAGCGGAACGGATGATTCCGGCAACGTGTATGTGAATCAGGTTGCCAAAGTTCTTGGCGCAGACAAGGTAAATAATTACGGATTACCCAGCTCTCCGATTTCGGATACTGTCAACCCGGCGCTTTCTGAGGAAGAGAACGAGAATCTTTCTTTCCTCTCCCGTGCTCCCAAGATGGAAAAGGATGCAGACATCATCTTCGTATTCGGTGGCGTCAACGACTATTCGCTGAATGTTCCCATGGGAGATGACGATGACGATTCTGCCGAGACCTTCTCCGGTTCCCTGAACCTGCTGTTCAGCGGGCTGGAACACGATTATCCGACGAGTAAGATTATCGCGCTGACACCGCTGAAGCGGTACGATCAGACCGGTGCCAACGACGAAGGATATGAACTGGAAGACTATGCGAACCAGATCAACACCATTGCAGACAAATATCCCCAGGTAGATTCCATCGATCTCTACCATGCGGATGAACTGGATTTCACCCACGGGGATGACAAGGATTATCTGGTGGACGGCCTGCATCCCAACGATGAAGGGCAGACGAAGATCGCCGATTACGTCACCGCCTCCCTGGCATCCATCAGGGGCATTCCCATTATCCGCCGCAACTGGCTGAAATTAAAGTTCCGCAATTTTCTGGCTGCCGCATTTTAA
- a CDS encoding manganese efflux pump MntP family protein: MGLTELFILAVGLSMDAFAVAVCKGLAMQKMNWRHAIIIGLYFGGFQAAMPSLGYILGIGFQSYIQAVDHWIAFVLLTFIGLNMVRESRDREAEHADPSVGFQVMVILAIATSIDALAVGVTFAFLQVDIVPAVCFIGTVTFLLSVIGVKVGNVFGTRYKSRAELAGGLILIAIGVRILLEHLGFPA; encoded by the coding sequence ATGGGTTTAACAGAGTTATTTATTCTGGCAGTAGGTCTGTCAATGGATGCATTTGCAGTTGCAGTCTGTAAAGGGCTCGCCATGCAGAAGATGAACTGGCGTCACGCCATCATCATCGGTCTGTATTTTGGGGGATTTCAGGCTGCCATGCCTTCGCTTGGCTACATTCTGGGCATAGGATTTCAAAGCTACATTCAGGCGGTCGATCACTGGATCGCATTTGTTCTTCTCACCTTTATCGGTCTGAACATGGTACGCGAATCCAGAGACCGGGAGGCGGAACATGCGGATCCGTCCGTCGGCTTTCAAGTCATGGTGATCCTTGCCATCGCTACCAGCATAGATGCTCTTGCAGTAGGCGTTACCTTTGCTTTCCTGCAGGTCGACATTGTTCCCGCCGTCTGTTTCATCGGAACTGTGACATTTCTTCTGTCCGTGATCGGCGTCAAGGTCGGCAATGTATTCGGCACCCGGTATAAGTCCCGCGCAGAACTGGCGGGCGGACTGATCCTCATCGCCATCGGTGTCAGGATTCTGCTGGAACATCTGGGATTTCCCGCCTGA
- the rsmA gene encoding 16S rRNA (adenine(1518)-N(6)/adenine(1519)-N(6))-dimethyltransferase RsmA, producing the protein MAPTLGNPKNTIEVLNKYQFMFQKKFGQNFLIDTHVLEKIIQSANITKEDFVLEIGPGIGTMTQYLAEAAREVTAVEIDRNLIPILKDTLSGYDNVNVINEDILKVDICRLAQEKNGGRPIKVVANLPYYITTPIIMGLFESHVPLDSITIMVQKEVADRMQVGPGTKDYGALSLAVQYYAQPYIVANVPPNCFMPRPKVGSAVIRLTRYAQPPVQVDDEKKMFRLVRASFNQRRKTLVNGLNNSPEVHATREAVLAALEQMGLSPTVRGEVLTLEQFAQLSNLLVEEA; encoded by the coding sequence ATGGCGCCGACACTTGGCAATCCGAAAAATACGATAGAAGTTTTGAATAAATACCAGTTCATGTTTCAGAAAAAGTTCGGACAAAACTTTCTGATCGATACCCATGTACTGGAGAAGATCATCCAGTCCGCCAACATTACAAAGGAAGATTTTGTGCTGGAGATCGGGCCGGGCATCGGTACCATGACCCAGTATCTGGCCGAGGCTGCCCGGGAAGTGACGGCGGTGGAGATCGACCGGAACCTCATTCCGATCCTGAAGGACACGCTGTCCGGCTACGACAACGTGAACGTCATCAACGAGGACATTCTGAAGGTGGATATCTGCCGTCTGGCACAGGAGAAGAACGGCGGCCGCCCCATCAAGGTGGTGGCAAACCTTCCCTATTATATTACGACACCCATCATCATGGGGCTGTTTGAGAGCCATGTGCCGCTGGACAGCATCACCATCATGGTGCAGAAAGAGGTGGCTGACCGGATGCAGGTGGGCCCCGGCACGAAGGATTACGGCGCTCTTTCTCTGGCGGTGCAGTATTATGCCCAGCCCTACATCGTGGCCAATGTGCCGCCCAACTGTTTCATGCCCCGGCCCAAGGTAGGGTCTGCGGTGATCCGCCTGACCCGCTATGCCCAGCCGCCGGTGCAGGTGGACGATGAGAAAAAGATGTTCCGTCTTGTTCGCGCTTCCTTCAACCAGCGCCGGAAAACGCTGGTCAACGGGCTGAACAATTCCCCGGAAGTGCATGCCACACGTGAGGCGGTGCTGGCAGCACTGGAGCAGATGGGGCTGTCCCCCACTGTGCGCGGGGAAGTGCTGACACTGGAGCAGTTTGCGCAGCTGTCCAATCTTCTGGTGGAAGAGGCGTAG
- a CDS encoding DUF6128 domain-containing protein, which produces MSDYRRLVAYIYLYNQGKRVKNVGFTKVESRNGECRIQIQIKGAWVAEGNACKFYIFYRKDGKMRGILLGEAVIRSGSAQMKLVTETENIMQSGLDLGQMAGLIILSEKDHLFATRWDDEAVSLEQLVFHETGQADEAAPTERTAKPVQETAGNSESAEQNRMTDKTKFERDVQMEHHAKSVRMTNADVADELGSSQYMTSSQEPHCTQPESVIQVSDSMQEVPTADLPSDPAHAATDPSRLEAQALETLWEKLRKGRERLHPFGEQDGGEYIFLEPKDLLTFQDNGKYLVNNSFLLHGFYNYGHILLGTEAGDGMLILGVPGEFYIQEKLMASLFGFPEFRKTVDAYGNVENMGYWLRKMEE; this is translated from the coding sequence ATGTCAGACTACAGACGCCTGGTGGCATACATATATCTGTACAATCAGGGAAAACGCGTCAAAAATGTCGGATTTACGAAGGTGGAATCCCGGAACGGGGAGTGCCGCATCCAGATTCAGATCAAGGGCGCCTGGGTGGCGGAAGGAAATGCCTGCAAATTCTATATTTTTTACCGGAAAGACGGGAAAATGCGGGGCATCCTTCTGGGAGAGGCGGTAATCCGTTCCGGCAGCGCACAGATGAAGCTGGTGACCGAGACGGAAAATATCATGCAGTCCGGCCTGGATTTGGGACAAATGGCAGGGCTCATCATCCTGTCGGAGAAGGATCACCTGTTTGCGACCCGGTGGGACGACGAGGCCGTGTCGCTGGAACAGCTGGTATTTCATGAGACGGGGCAGGCAGACGAGGCAGCGCCGACGGAAAGAACAGCGAAGCCTGTTCAGGAGACGGCTGGAAACAGTGAATCTGCGGAGCAAAACCGAATGACAGATAAAACAAAGTTCGAGCGAGACGTGCAGATGGAACATCACGCGAAGTCAGTGAGAATGACAAATGCTGATGTGGCGGATGAACTGGGTTCGTCCCAGTATATGACGTCGAGTCAGGAACCGCATTGCACGCAGCCAGAATCTGTGATACAGGTAAGTGATTCAATGCAGGAAGTGCCGACAGCCGATTTGCCATCAGATCCGGCACACGCCGCTACAGATCCTTCTCGCCTGGAAGCCCAGGCACTGGAAACGCTGTGGGAGAAGCTTCGAAAGGGCCGGGAACGGCTGCATCCCTTCGGGGAGCAGGACGGCGGAGAGTATATTTTTCTGGAACCGAAGGATCTGCTGACGTTCCAGGATAACGGAAAATATCTGGTGAACAACAGCTTTTTACTGCATGGATTTTATAATTACGGGCATATTTTACTGGGGACAGAGGCTGGGGACGGCATGCTGATCCTGGGGGTGCCGGGAGAATTTTATATTCAGGAAAAGCTGATGGCGTCGCTGTTCGGGTTCCCGGAGTTTCGGAAAACGGTGGACGCATACGGCAACGTGGAAAATATGGGGTACTGGTTGAGAAAAATGGAGGAATAA
- a CDS encoding TatD family hydrolase, with the protein MIFESHAHYDDEAFDGDRETLLAGMQENGIEYIINVGADLASTGRSIALAERYPFIYAAVGVHPDGVGELNEENFQWLREQCAHPKAVAVGEIGLDYYWDTAPRQQQREWFVRQMELAVETKLPVIIHSREAAQETFELISQHHAHTTGGVIHCYSYSKEMALEYVKMGYYIGIGGVVTFKNARKLKETAEAVPLSSILLETDSPYLAPVPNRGKRNSSLNLPYVAQEIAQIKGITAEEVIETTNRNAKKLFLEGRA; encoded by the coding sequence ATGATTTTTGAAAGCCATGCGCATTATGACGATGAGGCATTTGACGGGGACAGGGAGACGCTTCTTGCCGGTATGCAGGAAAATGGAATTGAATATATTATCAACGTTGGGGCAGATCTGGCGTCCACGGGAAGGAGCATTGCCCTGGCGGAGCGCTATCCGTTCATCTATGCGGCTGTGGGCGTTCACCCGGACGGTGTGGGAGAGCTGAATGAGGAGAATTTTCAGTGGCTGCGGGAGCAGTGTGCCCACCCGAAGGCTGTGGCAGTGGGGGAGATCGGCCTGGATTATTACTGGGACACCGCGCCCAGACAGCAGCAGCGGGAATGGTTTGTGCGGCAGATGGAGCTGGCGGTGGAGACGAAGCTGCCGGTCATCATCCACAGCCGGGAGGCCGCCCAGGAGACGTTCGAGCTTATCAGCCAGCATCATGCCCATACCACCGGTGGTGTCATCCACTGCTATTCCTATTCGAAGGAAATGGCGCTGGAATATGTGAAAATGGGTTATTATATCGGGATCGGCGGCGTGGTGACGTTTAAGAATGCCCGGAAATTAAAGGAGACAGCGGAGGCGGTGCCCCTGTCCTCCATTTTGCTGGAGACGGATTCGCCGTATCTGGCGCCGGTGCCCAACCGGGGAAAACGGAATTCCTCTCTGAACCTGCCGTATGTGGCCCAGGAGATCGCACAGATCAAAGGGATCACGGCAGAGGAGGTCATTGAGACAACGAACCGCAACGCGAAAAAACTGTTTCTGGAAGGGAGAGCGTAA